The window GACTTTGCTTGCTAATAAGGAACCTCACACCGCTCGATCTCGTGCTCGTCGCTGAATTCCTGCGCCACGAATCCGTTCCCGTCGGCTTGGTGTTCCGGCTCGCTCACGCTGTTCGTACCCGGCACCCGCGACAGCAGGCTGAGCTCGTGCACAACGACTTCTGTGCGGAATTTCTGGTGTCCCGTTTCTCGATCCGCCCAGGAGCGTGTGCGAAGCTCACCCTCGACGAAGATTCG is drawn from Terriglobia bacterium and contains these coding sequences:
- the ssb gene encoding single-stranded DNA-binding protein, translated to MGKCINKVILLGHAGKDPEAHILPSGTLVNISLATSNRYKDNRGEWQERTEWHNLVGYQRIGEILRDYVRKGSRIFVEGELRTRSWADRETGHQKFRTEVVVHELSLLSRVPGTNSVSEPEHQADGNGFVAQEFSDEHEIERCEVPY